The Gossypium arboreum isolate Shixiya-1 chromosome 6, ASM2569848v2, whole genome shotgun sequence DNA window gaaagtataAAAATCtactataaaacaaaaagaaaaggaacCATCTATACATGAATTTGGTattatttatgtatgtatatcAAGTTAATTAAAAGTGGACGGACGATCTCATATCTCCATCAAATCTCATATCAAGTTAATTATAAGTTAGATAAACAAGAGATAGAGCTTGAGATCTTCTATGGTATACTTTGCAATTATAATATGGGGAAGATTCTGTATCTTCTCTTTCGAGGTTGTATTATTGTACTGTTAACCAATTTAAAATGTAGAAAAGTAGCAATCTAGCTTGCAAGAAATAGGatttattttttcattatttcttttagtattcaATGCACATAAGAGAATATGATTCAAAGAGTTTATTAACATTAGCTACTCCACCTCAAAATATGATGCTATGCCAGCATAGGATCAGTGCACCAATTGACTGAAATTTGATGCTTGGATTTTGATATAAAATCATATGCTTTTTTGAATAAAAACAAACAGCTTTACTTTAGAAAAAGAGGGAACCCTTGGTTTTTCTAGAAAGGAACTTTCATTTCAATTTCTCATTCAAACACCCTTTTAACTCATTTGAATGATGAACTTTGTGTGGTAAAATATCAAAAACAATTGGTTTCCCTTATTCTTAATAACATAATCATACCTAAAAACAAGGCTTTAATTTCTactcttaattaattaattaattaatcagtAATGTCTGATGCATGTCGTTCATCTTTGTGATTATTACTATAATATTATTATGCAAAATGCCAAATCATATTGGAACATTGGGTCTAGACATATGCTTGATTAATCGAATCTTTAATAATGGTATAATAGCAAATCAATTAGTAAACTAATAAAAGGGCATCATCACAATAATAAAAACACATGTTaagaataaatatttaaaataaattttagttgataatttaaaaaaaacactCGTAATAAAAGAGTTAATCACTTATCAATTATAAATACCTTAAAATACCTTAGTTacaattaaactaaaattttgggTTCATTGAAAGTCCTATTTCCATTCTCTTCCCCTTATAAAAAGATAATTGTCAGGGAATAAGAAACAAAAAATGTCCCACATTAAAGGGTGGTCACAGTCATCTTTCTTCAACTTATATCAAATCTGATTTATCCTTGGGCTCTCATGGCAATGAAAGTAACAGCCACCACAATACCATAAAATGACTATCTTTAACAACCCCACAAAAGGGTTTCTCacttacatacatatacatatatatatatatatatatatatatatatatattatagttaACTTCATGGAAAGCCAGCAGACATCATTTCTCTACTTATTATATAAATGAGTACTCAAATGCACCAATAGTTGGTACAGCAAAACAAGTCTTTCTTTATGTATGTTTTTGGCTTTTCTTCcttttgttttaaaagcttctttGCAACTGAGGTTTCTGATCAGAATTAGGAGAAACAAAAATGGGCTCTGCAGAGAAGACTGAGTTAGGGAAAAATGAGTTCCCAAGGGAGAGGGAAAGAAGGCATAACATATGCATAATTTTCAGATATGCTGATTGGGTCGATATTCTGCTAATGGTATTGGGTACCATTGGAGCTATTGGCGATGGAATGTCGACCAACTGGTTGATACTCTTTGTAAGCCGCATAATGAACAGCTTGGGTTATGGTAGTAATTCCCaacaaaataataacaattttatgGGAGAGGTCGAAAAGGTTAGCAGTTTATTAGATCCTGTACTCAACAATCTCTTTTAACTGCTgctgctttttttttttgctgttcTTATTGTGTTCTCATATTTGTCTTCTTGGCTTTACTTTATTAACAGTGCACCTTATACTTTACATACTTGGGACTAGGAAGCATGGTGGTGGCTTTCATGGGTAATTTTCAGCAACACATTTTTTCCACATTTGTTGAGCTTTCTGAGGCCAAAAATTAGTAGCATAATCAGTAGACAGTCAACAGAAAGGAACATGAAACAAGAGAGTTAGTTTCATTTTGTGAAACCCTAGAACGAGCTAATCTGGAAACACTAATAAATTAATTAGAACTAgttgcattatatatatatatatataaaatattaatatgagTTGGACTGTATGGGCTAAAGTAGATGTTAATATTTGTTGCAGAAGGGTACTGTTGGAGCAAAACCAGCGAGCGGCAAGTGCTGAAGATTCGTTACAAGTATTTGGAAGCAATTCTTAGACAAGAAGTTGGGTTTTTTGACTCACAGGAGGCTACCACTTCAGAAGTCATCAACAGCATATCTAAAGATACATCTCTCATACAAGAAGTCCTTAGTGAAAAGGTGCACTCCCCACCAGTTTCACACATGTATTATCGCTGAATGGGGTTTTGTCTCCCGATTATACTAATAACTATAGCAATTTCAAGTGAAAGAGCCTTAGAGTACTGGAATATACTAATCCTTGGTAAACTTTTCAGTTTATGCATGATTGGGTTCCATCTCATTACCTATGACATATAATACCATTTATGGAAAAGATGTTATCACTTGAAATAGCTCTTCAATTTGCTATCTTATTTGATATATTGGTTGGATTCTACCTAATATGATTAAAACCAAATTCCACATCTGCTTATTTTCAGGTTCCATTATTTGTGATGAATACAACAGCCTTCTTCTCAGGCCTGGCATTTTCAGCATATCTTTCATGGAGGTTGGCTCTAGTAGTTTTCCCAACAATACTATTGCTGATAATTCCAGGAATACTTTATGGAAAGTACCTTTTGTATATCTCCAAGAAAGCTTCCAAGGAGTATGGAAAGGCAAACACCATAGTGGAGCAGGCAGTAAGCTCCATTAAAACGGTGTATTCCTTCACGGCAGAAAGGAGAATCGTGGAGAGATATACAGCAATATTGGATAGGGCGGTGAAGTTGGGATTGAAGCAAGGGATAGCCAAAGGGTTGGCAGTGGGGAGCACAGGGATTTCTTTTGCAATATGGGCTTTCGTTGCTTGGTATGGAAGTCATTTGGTAATGTACAAAGGACAAAGTGGAGGAAGAGTTTATACGGCTGGTCTCTGCTTTATATTGGGTGGCCTGTAAGTCACTAAGGTTTCATTACCCATTTTATTTCTTATACATTACTCATATTGATTTTACTTATATATTGGACTAGGTTCTTTCCTAGATCTGCTGTGGTAGATAGAATACCCATTGTGTGTTTTTCTAGAGGGCTTTGTTGGATAAATAGAAcgaattaaatattaaaactaaaaactaattttttatttttatttttagttttaaaaaaattagttgctaaattaaatgtttagtagATTTTTGTTGTTAATGTTTCGTAAAAGGAGGCACCGTTTTgactttatttttaattgataaaGCTAATGTAGATATCTAAAAGAAAAGaatatcattttaattaattaattaaattttttacacatatttttatttttcttttcgttgaaaatatttaatttgaaaaatatataaacaaaACCATGgacaaaaaatatatttattatgagAAATGAGTGAAAAtagttatataataaaattattaaaattggcATGAAAATTAAATGTGGTTTTGTATTATGGAATTATTGAAAAttgacattaaaataattatgtaataaaataatatttattagtttGTTAAAATAAGATTATTTTAATAATCTAACAACGGATTAGAATCTAGTTAAAAGCTGACATTAACTTTATTAAATGTTTTTaagtaatataaattatatagataatgtttttaaatgtaatGATAAAAGATTTGAGATAAAATTTATGCCTCATAAAATTTAGTCAAATATTTAATTGACATCTTTTTAGATTCTATCTTTGGAAAAACTTTAACCTCATCTGTTATAAAAAAGATGTAGGTAACAAATATTTGCATGAAAAATGAATAGGTAACACATACATTTTAACAGTCCATGCACCCATCTGAATACACAAATAAAAGCAGAGTTGACGTGGTGAATGAAATGTCGGTAGGGCACTCGGAGTAGCACTGGCTGATCTCAAGTACTTCACGGAAGCCACGGTTGCCGCTGCAAGCATCTTCTCTAGGATCGACCGTACTCCCCTAATCCAGAGCGAGGATACCAAAGGCATCGTGTTGGACACAATCCGAGGAGACATAGAGTTCGACAACGTCAATTTCGTATACCCTTCTCGACCCGATTCCCTCGTTCTCAAACATTTCAACCTCAAAGTTGAAGCAGGCAAAACCGTGGCACTTGTTGGTGCCAGTGGAAGCGGCAAATCCACCGCCATTGCTTTGGTGCAACGTTTTTATGATGCCAACGATGGGGTAGTGAAGATCGATGGTGTTGATATAAGAACACTGCAATTGAAATGGATCAGAGGTAAAATGGGGCTTGTTAGTCAAGAACATGCCTTATTTGGGACTTCCATCAAGGAAAATATAATGTTCGGGAAGCTAGATGCTACCATGGATGAAGTTATGACCGCTGCCATGGCTGCTAATGCTCATAATTTTATAAGACAGCTTCCTCAAGGCTATGAAACCAAGGCTAGTAGTACTTGTAATGATATATTCTACTGTTAACCGCTGATATAATAGTAATTTGTAACCTCTATATTAAATTAACAGATAGGGGAACGAGGAGCACTGTTGTCAGGAGGACAAAAGCAGCGAATTGCGATTGCTAGAGCCATTATCAAGAACCCTGTGATACTGCTACTTGATGAGGCAACGAGTGCCCTTGATTCTGAATCAGAAACACTAGTCCAAAATGCACTTGATCAGGCCTCCATGGGAAGAACCACCCTAGTAAGCGCTAACCAGTTGCTTTGACCGCTTAATCATTTTCTCAAGAGTTAAATTCCTTTTTGAAAGTGCTCTCGAGGAAAGCCGTATTGTAATAATTTTCAATTTCAGCATATTATAGTACAAACCCTGTCCCACATGTTTCCTCTCTTATTGACATGTTTGCCAAAAATAGCTAATACGAGTTGTCTTTGTCGTACATGTTTTCTTTCttgtaattaattaagtttttcaTGATCAGGTTGTTGCCCACAAGCTCTCCACTGTTCGAAATGCAGACCTCATTGCAGTTGTTAACAATGGTAGTATCATAGAAATGGGATCCCACAACGATCTCATAAACATGAAGGACGGCCACTATGCACAACTTACAAAGCTGCAAAGACAATTCAGCTGCGATGACCATGAACAAAATCCAGAAACGCGCCTTCCATCTGCAGGAAGAATGAGTGGCGGCAGGCTAAGCACTGCCAAATCAAGCCCAAGCCCAAGCCCCAGTTTCTTCGCTACGCCGTTACCTAATATCGAAAGTCCGAAACCAGTATCTCATCCCCCTCCTTCCTTCCGTAGGCTTCTCTCTCTAAATTCCCCAGAATGGAAGCATGGTTTGATGGGTAGCCTCTCGGCTATAGCTTTTGGAGCTGTTCAACCTGTTTATGCTTTAACCATTGGTGGAATGATTTCAGCCTTTTTTGCAAAAAGTCACCAAGAAATGCAGGCTCGAATACGCACATacgctttcatattttctttgctCACATTGCTCTCTGTCATTCTCAATCTTATTCAGCAATATAATTTTGCTTACATGGGCGAGCGGTTAACCAGGAGAATCCGAAGTCGAATGCTGGAAAAAATATTGTCCTTCGAAGCCGCTTGGTTTGATGAAGAAAAAAACTCTACAGGAGCTTTATGCTCGAGTTTGAGCAATCAGGCTTCGATGGTTAAGACACTCGTCGCAGACCGAATCTCGTTATTAGTTCAAACCACTTCTGCTGTTACCATCGCGATGATTATCGGGCTAGTCGTGGCTTGGAAGTTAGCAATAGTGATGATTGCAGTCCAACCTCTCGCAATTATGTGTTTCTACACACGAAAAGTTTTGCTTTCTAGCGTCTCAACTAATTTCGTCAAGGCACAAAATCAAAGTACTCAAATAGCAGTGGAAGCTGTGTATAATCATAGAATTGTAACTTCATTTGGGAGCCTAGGTAAGGTTCTTCAACTTTTCGATGAGGCTCAAGAGGAACCAAGGAAAGAGGCTAGGAAAAAATCATGGCTAGCGGGGATTGGTATGGGGTCAGCTCAAAGCCTAACATTTATGTCATGGGCTTTAGATTTTTGGTATGGAGGTACATTGGTTCAAAAGGGAGAGATATCTGCAGGGGATGTGTTTAAGACATTCTTTATCTTGGTGAGCACTGGAAAGGTCATAGCCGAAGCTGGAAGTATGACCTCAGATCTAGCCAAGGGCTCAACTGCAGTGGCATCGGTGTTTGAGATCCTTGATCGGCAATCCTCCATTACTCCAGGGTCTCAAGTATGTagatttctttaatttaatctttgCTTACATTACAACATACAAGTTCGTTTTTAACTTAATCTGTTTACTGTTGTATTATCAGGGAGATGGCACAAATGGAATAAAGCTAGAAAGAATGAGTGGAAAGATAGAGCTGAAGAAGGTTGATTTTGCATATCCAAGCCGGCCGGAGACGCTAGTGTTGCGTCAATTTAGCTTGGAGGTGAAACCAGGCAGAAGCGTTGGACTAGTTGGGAAAAGTGGATGCGGGAAATCAACTGTGGTTGGATTAATCCAAAGATTTTATGATGTTGAAATGGGGTCGGTGAGAGTGGATGGTATCGACATAAGAGGACTAGACGTTCAATGGTACAGGAGGCAAATGGCACTGGTCAACCAAGAGCCAGTTATATTTTCAGGCACCATCCGGGACAACATTGTGTTCGGAAAGCTTGACGCATCAGAGAATGAAGTTGTGGAAGCAGCTAGAGCAGCAAATGCTCATGAATTCATCTCGTAAGCTGTCGTTTAATTTATAGCCATAGTATAAATAGCATTGTAGCCTTTAAGTTGCGCTAATAATTATCCTGGTCGCATTGTACTTGATTTGTAGGGCACTGAAGGAAGGATACGAAACAGAATGCGGAGAAAGAGGAGTGCAATTATCAGGAGGACAGAAACAAAGAATAGCTATAGCTAGAGCTATAATTAGGAACCCGAAAATACTTTTACTAGACGAGGCGACTAGCGCTCTCGATGTGCAATCTGAACAAGTTGTTCAAGAAGCATTGGATCGAATCATGGTGGGAAGGACCACAGTGGTGATAGCTCATCGGCTTAACACAATAAAAACGGTTGATTCAATTGCATTTGTGGCCGATGGGAAGGTTGTGGAGCAAGGTACCTATGCTCAGCTCAAGAACCAGCACGGAGCATTTTCCAAGCTTGCAAGCCTTCAAACATAATTGTACTTATCTCTTTCAAAGTCTCGCAATCCCACTAGCTAGCATGCAGTTCTAATGTTGCCCACTGCTTGGATTAAACTTAAAAGAGTAACATAGTTGTTGCTTGTTGCCTATTATAAAGTGCAGAGTGTTGTACTAAATGTAACTGTAAAGATACCAAGACAGCATGGGCAAACTGGTTATAGATATAGATTAATATTGTCagctggtgtttggatgaattatATACAACATAAATATCTACCATATAAAGTTGACTTTCTTTTTGGTAAAAATTAAGCAAAAGAACTGCATAAATTTTCTACAAGCATGCATAAGTAGAAGTTATATCAAGCACAAAGGGTAAGCACCAACTCCAAAAATCATCATGTGATTGATAGATCAGCTTGATTTAAGATAATACATTTAtcaattatcataaaattttaaatttgtctaGTTTTACTAGATTTTTAAATTTAGTAAATATATTAGcattttaaaaaaaagtaaattaaaaattcaaataaataaataatatatacacgTCATATTGTATGCATCCATCACTGTTTCTCAAATAAGGTAGCTCTTTTCTTCATATAAATTTTGTATCCACGCttctcaatttcttgaccaaaCTGTTAAAAGTGagtgtacaagcccaatttttgggcccaaaacccattacaacccaaaataatgtggcccaaagcaataataaagtttcaaaccct harbors:
- the LOC108485946 gene encoding putative ABC transporter B family member 8 translates to MGSAEKTELGKNEFPRERERRHNICIIFRYADWVDILLMVLGTIGAIGDGMSTNWLILFVSRIMNSLGYGSNSQQNNNNFMGEVEKCTLYFTYLGLGSMVVAFMEGYCWSKTSERQVLKIRYKYLEAILRQEVGFFDSQEATTSEVINSISKDTSLIQEVLSEKVPLFVMNTTAFFSGLAFSAYLSWRLALVVFPTILLLIIPGILYGKYLLYISKKASKEYGKANTIVEQAVSSIKTVYSFTAERRIVERYTAILDRAVKLGLKQGIAKGLAVGSTGISFAIWAFVAWYGSHLVMYKGQSGGRVYTAGLCFILGGLALGVALADLKYFTEATVAAASIFSRIDRTPLIQSEDTKGIVLDTIRGDIEFDNVNFVYPSRPDSLVLKHFNLKVEAGKTVALVGASGSGKSTAIALVQRFYDANDGVVKIDGVDIRTLQLKWIRGKMGLVSQEHALFGTSIKENIMFGKLDATMDEVMTAAMAANAHNFIRQLPQGYETKIGERGALLSGGQKQRIAIARAIIKNPVILLLDEATSALDSESETLVQNALDQASMGRTTLVVAHKLSTVRNADLIAVVNNGSIIEMGSHNDLINMKDGHYAQLTKLQRQFSCDDHEQNPETRLPSAGRMSGGRLSTAKSSPSPSPSFFATPLPNIESPKPVSHPPPSFRRLLSLNSPEWKHGLMGSLSAIAFGAVQPVYALTIGGMISAFFAKSHQEMQARIRTYAFIFSLLTLLSVILNLIQQYNFAYMGERLTRRIRSRMLEKILSFEAAWFDEEKNSTGALCSSLSNQASMVKTLVADRISLLVQTTSAVTIAMIIGLVVAWKLAIVMIAVQPLAIMCFYTRKVLLSSVSTNFVKAQNQSTQIAVEAVYNHRIVTSFGSLGKVLQLFDEAQEEPRKEARKKSWLAGIGMGSAQSLTFMSWALDFWYGGTLVQKGEISAGDVFKTFFILVSTGKVIAEAGSMTSDLAKGSTAVASVFEILDRQSSITPGSQGDGTNGIKLERMSGKIELKKVDFAYPSRPETLVLRQFSLEVKPGRSVGLVGKSGCGKSTVVGLIQRFYDVEMGSVRVDGIDIRGLDVQWYRRQMALVNQEPVIFSGTIRDNIVFGKLDASENEVVEAARAANAHEFISALKEGYETECGERGVQLSGGQKQRIAIARAIIRNPKILLLDEATSALDVQSEQVVQEALDRIMVGRTTVVIAHRLNTIKTVDSIAFVADGKVVEQGTYAQLKNQHGAFSKLASLQT